The genomic window CATGCCCAGGATCTCTCaggtagtaagtttctgaggatacatttgaatttaggaagatgagatactagccatatgaccctgggcaggtcactcaaccccatttatctcagtttcctcatctgtaatatgagcctgagaaggaaagggcaagccacttcagtatctttgtcaagagaaTCCCAAAAGGCATTAAAAACACCAACAAaacatttatattgcactttaaagtttacaaactttaaaaacgTTTAATCCTCAGAACAACCCCATGAAGGAAGTACTATTGTTACTCATAGTTTACTGgcgagtttaagtgacttgcccaaaggtccCAGAACttgtattaagtatctgaggaaggatctgaactcaggtcttcctaaggTCAGATCCAGGAATCTCTTCATTTGACTATAGTCAAATGAAGATCTGAGGAGGCAGGATGGAAAGGGTGTTGGAATAGAtagaagacctagatttgaattctgactttatCTTTTACTTACATTCGATATTTCCTTTAGAAGTCAGagcttcttcaactgtaaaaggaggGGGTTGAATAATCTCTGATCTATCTTCCAATTTTCAATTTGTGATAATATAAAATCAAAGGTTTAACCATAGGTGAGAGTCACCCAGCCTCAAGCTCAGGAAATTTCTTGGTGTACTGTCAGAACTGTTGGTTCTATACAGAGGAACAGATTAATTGAACAACCTTTGATGAATTTGATTAAATTATCTGGCTATCACGCTGAAGGTCTCTGGAAAACGTGATACTGAGTTAGAAATGGAATTGGTAAATACAATCCATATCATCCCAAGAAAGTTAGAAATAGGAGTGAAGGGGAGAAATGTTTATAACATCCAGTTGATTGAaaagtatttctctttctttcctcagttcaaattctacctatgATAGTGAGTTTCTATGATCTGGCTTACTAAATTGTTCCATAGTAAGAGAGGTGTCCAGGGATTACACTATTTTTAGAAAGAATCAGGATTTTTGAAGTGAGCATCTCttcctggattttttttgttcACACATCTGTTCTCCATCAAATTCCCTGCTTAGCTTTGACTGAATCCTTAAGCCATTCCACAGATATGGCTTCATACATTTCTAACATTCTGCTTAATGGCACGATAtaatgggggtggggagcagcAAGGAGGGGGGACTGGTTGTTCTGAGTCTGAAAAGAATGTACCTCTTgattaacttttttaattttaaaattcaaaattttattgaaaagaaaaatgttattttttttaaccaagtgGTGGGTGCAATGGGGTCAGGTAATTTAGAATTAGAGAATATAGGTTTTTAACTCTACTCCATCATTTGTTAACTATGTGACTTAAGATAAATCCCTCACATTTCCTGCTTCAGGTTTATCTGAAAAGAAATGATAACCACTCTGGTCCTTTTTTAGCCTTTAAAACTATGGTCCTACAATGGATAACCTTTGTTAAGTACAGATTGCCAGCTACTCAGATAAACTTACTAATTagctattaattattttctactcataagatatagatagatgtcaTGGCTGGCTGACtgactggatggatggatggatggatggatggatggatggatggatggatggagagagcaatggatagagggatggatagataaatggatagatggatggtttaatgtatatataaatggaaaaagagaattgTAATATTGACTAAATCTCAAAAACTGGGCTGTTTGTAGGTATTAATGACATCATGGTCCTCAGTGCAGttagttttattcttttcccaTGATCAGAAACAAGATGCTGAATTCTGGCTAGGTGACTTGAAAATGATTACAAATTCATCACTACTATGAGAAAAAAcactcaaagaaaaaatttaatatattcatttattttctttttaggtttttgcaaggcaaatggggttaagtggcttgcccaaggccacacagctaggtaattattaagtgtctgagactggatttgaacccaggtactacctgactccagggccagtgctttatccattgcgccacctagccacccctattcatttattttcaaaagtcTCATGAGCTCAGTTTGCTGGACCTCAGTTCCATATTTGTCAAATGAGAGCTCTATCattcaatgaatcaataaattaaCATAATTATTTTGTGCCATACATTAGACTTTGAGGATACTAAAAAAAGTCACactttgccctcaagaagtttacactGATATgacctttcatatttttccctgttctaaatttttgttcttttgcccCTATTTGAATTTCTTGGAATTCACCTAAAATCACATTTATagatcttaaaggtcatctattCAAGCCCCCCCACCCTTCTACGAAACCTGAGATCTAGGGAAGTGATTTGTTTTTGAAAGATCAAAAAGGCAATAAGTATCAGAAataggattggaattcagggcATCTGAGCCCAAATCTGAGATTGGCTTACAACTCTTAACTTTAAAACTTCCACCATGAAAAAAGACTGAGATCCTCAGGGGTTTTATATAGCAAAAGTGAGACTTAAACAACATCCTtgctatatacatatagataactTTACCATAAATGACAGATATGAGTTATaattaggaaaatctgaattcaaatccagcctcatatacttgctagctgtatgaccctaacaagtcattctccatattactttcatttcctcatctgtaaaatggggataatgataataataagacctACTTTTCGGCCTTGTGGTGAGTAAAAAAATGAGAGTGTTTATAAAGCAGtctgcaaaccttaaattgctgtataaatgctaactattcaaggaatggattttttttttcctttttgggagATGTATAGATTTCTATTCTAGATTCCGGACAGAAATTGGCAACAGATTGTAACCAATCTGTTCTAAATCtcttaatttgtccttttttttttttgctatttatatcTCTGGGTTTTCTCCCAACATTTatgagaaatggaaataatttggttttattgATCTCTGGCTATAAACAGTACACTCTTAACTCTGAACAAAATCAGCTGTTGCCCATCAACCTATTAGAATTTACTAGGGAAATATCAAAGCCCCCTCCCAGCCCTCTGATCATCCCCCTTTTGATGTGAAATCTGTAGTTATTTGACTTGTCAATATTCATTTCACAATTGCATCTATTTGGTCAAAATCCATCTCTACCCAAACATTTACACACTCGAAAGCAGTGCCTGTTGATCTCTTCCCAAGAGGCAGTTTGGGAAGTCTTCCATAGTCTCAGGATCTATGTCTGGGAATGTGAGAATCCTATTCCTGgatttacacatatatgtagcAAGAATGTATTGGGGAAACCTCACACCTTTATTATGTTTCCCTTCCTATAGCACAGACGAGTTTAACTGCATTCAAGATCGGTGGGGGCCAGGTGGGACTTGAATTGCCAAACACCTAGTCTGGACAACCTCAGGCAAAATCCCTCTTGCTAAAATGGCATaggttacaattttttttttaggccaGACACTTGTCCACATTATTCAAAATTGTGTTTATACTTGAATTCCTTGGATTtttaataaagatgaaaattccAAGTTTACATAGTATTAGCTACTTCCTTAGGCAAGAGCATGGAAAATTAACTTAGAAGTAATCATCCCAATAACCCCCCATCAGCTAAGTCCTCTCTTCAGAAAACCCCCAAACCTGCCTTCACTTATAGCTTGAAATTTTAAGTACTCTTAATGGAGAGCAGACCGAAATATTTCacgttggatttgaactgaagccAAGGAGGGAGGAACGATGAAAGGAAAGCCTTTCTATGAAAGGTTTATTGTCCACTCTTTCTATAGATGCCGATTTCTCAACAACAGACGACCGGCATTTTCCCAAACATTGATACAGCCTTCTCAACTCCTCCTGGCCCCATTAAACAGgtctttttcttcaagaatgcCAGTCATCTAGCCTTTGACCCTCTGGATAGCCAAACTCCATTCATGTCCCCCCAATATAAAGtgtaattataaaaaagagaagggggagggggaggcaacCCGGTCTCTCTTCTCTATTGGAAAAGTACTTGAAATTCCTGACATTCCTTTCCATTTAATAGCATGTTTACTTAATCACTGGCTTATTAGGATTAACACAAGTCATTGCTTCAAGCTCATTTAGGGACAgcacacttgccttgccttctccagATGGCAGGattccttccctgcccccactccccacccccaccctctttttccccctttaaacaTAAATGCTTTAGTTTAGAGCAAATCAATCCATCCTTCAGTCAAGTATTATTTTAATGAAGCATTTTAATATACATTCTAGAAAGGATATAATTTAAAAGGTGGAGGCTATTAGCAGTAAATAGTCTTTCGTGATGTGATAAGGGACCAATGCTACTAAATTCCTAGTGTGAATAGCCTAGGTTaggaattaattgatttttttcttgttctgtttcTAAGGGTTTTACTGAAGCCTTTTTCTTCCTACAACATAAATACTGTCTTTCCAAAGTtaacaatgatctcttaattgtcaaatccaaGGGCCTTTTTCTTAACCTTGATCCTTCTTAACCTCTGCAGCATTTGACATTACTGATCACGTCCTCCTGGATACTCTTTCCTCtctacactttctttttttttaaatttatattatttcttttcaatcAACAATCAATTTActtcttctccctttgcccattaaaaaagaagaaaaaggagactcCTTATAATAAATAGGCACATTCAATCAAAACGACCTTTTGAATTGGTcattactttaaaataatataaatataataatatcttaataagcataataaataaaatataaataagccATCACTTTTTCTGCACCTTGgcttcatttcccttttgtgaAGGGTAAGGTAGATGGGCtaattttccataaataaatGTCTTTCCCCTTCTGACTCACTCTTACAATAAATTGAAAGGCTTTTTAAATGTCTAACATTTAGTGTCCAATGTGAAATAATCATTTCAAAGGGCTCTAATGTGTATACATAGaactatgtgtatatatgtataatatattatatatagtttccTCATTGTGTCCTTAATGTATGGCTGTCTAATCTTAATTCCAAGGTTTTATTCacagaagaaacagaagcaataATTTCCAGTTTGTAATTTCTCCTCCCTCAAATTATGACTGTCTAAGAAAGCATGGAGGGTACCTTGGAAaaagtcaaaagatctgagtttgaatctcattTCTGTCACTTGTTACCTCTGTGACATTTCCCTTCCttggccccagtttcctcatcaccACAGTCAGCTTTGCCTAGATTTTCTTCCAGATCTGAATCTATGAGACATACTCAAAAGTTaggtaaatatttctttattaaatgattaattccataaataaatttttttcactgaatataaaattaaaatcatttacaACTTATTCCAGTATTACATTTTTCCCAAGAAAAGCTAcatttttttgataaataaaaacattcagTCTTAAAACAGCTGGTTTCTGTTTGCAGTTCAGATGCAGTTGGTACATCATAGCTGCCTCTCAATGCTCACACTCACAGAGTGCCACATTAGGGAAGAGTGGAAAGTTCTCCAATTTGCTTCTCGAAAAAGGGCCAAAAAGGCTTCAGGTGTCTCACTAATCACatcatctctttttaaaaaggcacagagagagagagagggagagggagagggagggagagagaaagagagagaggagagggagaggagaggagaggagaggagagagagagagagagagagagagagagagagagagagagagagagagagagagagagaaatatgttTGCCAAATAATTTACAAACAGAAAGCAGAATGTTGTCGACATAACAGGCTCCAAACCGAAGCAATAAAATGGTGCTCCAATATTATGAAGCATTAAGTATTCTCAAATCTCGTTTGCCTTAGTGTCCATCTGCACAGTGCTCTCGGAAGTTTCAAAAATACCTTTAAGGTGACTCAAGAAGGAGCAAGACGTCACTTCTACCTTAGGGtgcctttcccctcccccaccccaccctagcCCCAAGTGTTGTGGTCTTTCCGATTCTGACACTGCCtgccctcagtttccccactccAGTCCCAAGAGGGGCGTTTAGTCCCTAAATTTGTGAATGTCATTGAATagcctgtaaaatgggaaagtgCCCTCGTTGCCGTGTGGACAGTTGTGGATGCATCTGCAGGACTGGATCAGCATGACGTTCTTGGTGACCAAGTCCCCATCCTCGCAGCGGAAGCGGACCTTGACGGTTCTGGTCTGCTGGGGCGAGCAGCATCTCCCATCCACGCAGTTGCCGCAGTATTTGGGTCTGTATTTCTTCAGGCTGGTGCATCCTGCAAAGGTAAACTTCGTGGGCTCGGTCGATTTCCTCGTTTTgctgcatttctttcccttctgcaagaagagatgagagagaaaaaatatatataattatttatttatctatcttatTTATCTTCTGTCTCTCTATCGATCTATGTATCCacctgtctatctatctttttgtctatctatctgtcaatCTATCGTCTTCCTATTGGAAATGATTTCTGTGGGAAGAAAACCCATAGCACGTGGGCCTGGAAACAATTTCCCTGAAGCCAGGCTTCCAGCTACTCTGAAGTTCGTTAGCAACTGACCTTGAGTGTGCTGTACGGCGTCTGGCCACAGGGGCGCACTTCGCAGATTCGGGTTTCTTTAACCAGGCGGCAATGGGGGTTGTCATTGGTTACTCGGGTCGAGACACCAGTTCCACAGGTCTTGGAGCAATGGGACCATGAAGTGGTTTGAACAATGCATTTCTGGCTGTGAAATAGGTTATATATGATGCGCGGCTCCGATCCAAAAACTAtggtgggggagaagggaaagagagaagaagagggtCATTAGGAGTTTTCAATGGTTCACTATGAACCCAGAAGGCAGCGGCTTTCATGGGtccatgaaaaaaaaaccaaaacgaATTTCCAAACGAGTTTCCAAACGAGTCAGAGAACTCATCCAGCCCCTCCGTCCCCAAGGCTCGGCGTCTACTCACCAGGGAGCTGCTTTAAAGGGGCGCCTCCTTTTCCGATGGCAATCAGCTCGTTGTTCCTGGTGAGCTCGACTTCCGAGGCCCCGATGCCAAGCCCCTTGCCCAGGAAGCCGTCCATCTCATCCAAGGCATCCTTGGAGATGTCGTCGTCACACACCCACTCTTCGCAGCACTGTCCGGCCACCTTGACCAGCCGGGGGTTGGTGCAGCCCAAGTTGGGGAGCGCCAGTTCTTGGGGACACAGGGGGATGCAGCCCACCGCCCCGTCTATGCATGTGCACTGGTGTTTACAGTTGGGCTGGAAGCTTTCCCCGTTCTGGTAGATTCTGGAGTTGTATTCGCAAGGTCTCCCCTCGGACTGGGCTACAGAGAAAGGAGGGTGGGGAGAGACAGGGTTAACATCCCCAATCACGGCTCCGGGCTCTTGGGCAGCGTCTGCCCCGTTCAGTTCAATTTAGGGTCAAGTTCCCCTACAATTCCCCGGAGCCCCAAGACTAGAACAATAAGTTAGTCAGGAATCACTTTTCCGTATGGGCTTTTAGCGGGGCCCAGACATACTGAATTGCATTCCAGACTGCTGAAATCATCTGCCTTTCTGCCAAAGCTACCCAACAACAAAGCCTGGCCATACATGGCCTCGGTAGGACCAAACTGCGGGGCCCCGGGCTGCCAGGCTTATTGTTTAGGGACCCCAAACCGCAAGCATCTCGCAAGCGTCTCACCTCTGCAGATTCCCTTCGGAGCCGTGGAGCTGGCGCCGAAATTGCATTCCAGCCCTTTGGTGTGGTCGCAGGGCTGGAGTTTACTGCAGTCTTCGTTGAGCTGTTTAGCGCAGACTTTGCAGCATCCGCAGCCGTCCAGAACCAGCCCCACGCCCGGGGCGCATCTGGGAGCCTCCGAGGGACACTGGCAGGAGGTCGGGCAGGTGGAGAGCGCCTGAAAGGAGAGGGGAACCGGGTGAAAGGCTGCAGGAGGCAGAACACCCCCCGCTGCCCCGGGAGAGAGGGGCGAGATCCCGAGGAGCGCCTGAAGCGAGAGCCGGACCAGGTGGAGGGCTGCAGAGGGCAGAGCCCCTCCGGGGAGGAGGGCTCCCAAGGCTTTGATCTCGGCCCCACCGGCCTCCAGAGGGGCCCAAGTTCACGGCGGGGAGGCCTCCCGAGCCATCTGGgatccgggggggggggggagcgagGGGGCTGCAGAACTTACCAGCCTGGCTAAGTGGAGCAAGGTGAGGGCCAAGGCGAGGGTCCTGGCTGCCGGGGCGCTCATTGTTGGGCGCAGAAACTCGCCTGGTGACAAGAGCAAAAGCGCCGCAGCCGGCGAGGCTGGCTTCGGGCTGGAGCCGGGAGCCTGGGCCCGGGAGCGGGAGGGCTGCCTGCTGCGGCCGCGGGGCTGGCGGAGCGGGAGCCGCTTCTTCCCGGGGCCGGAGGCGCAGCGAGAGCGGGCAGCGGCGGACAGCGGCGGACAGCGGCGGGCAGCGGCCGGAGCCGGGCAGCGGGCTGTCGGGGGAGATTGTCTCGCAGTGCGCGGAGGAGCCCAGGAGCGCTTCTTTTATAGGCGGAGAGCGGGGCCGCCGCGTGTATGCAGCTGAGTGACGTAGGCGCTGTCTGAGCGTTCCAGAATTCTCAAACATCTCAGGAATGTTTCTTTGGCGCGGGCTGCATCCAAGCGCCTCCCCTGGCTTCCTTGCACCTTTTTTGTCCCAGACCCATCAAGAAAACAGTccattttttccactttaaatAACCACTCCGATCTGGGAGGCTTTTCCTTGCTGGAGGCTGGGGAGTGGGGTAGGGTGGGTGATGCGGCGTGGGGCAAGGGATGGCGAAGAGCAACGGGCACCGGGGAGACGCATCAAGAACTCGCTGGGGGCTGGAGGGTGGGAGGACCCGAGAGGAAGGAACAAAAGTAGATTTGTTGGctgattttgattttaaaaggCATGCTCCAAAAGCTTTCATCACTGGGAAGCAGCGATCTGGTTTATTTACACTGAGAGGCAGAGCaaaagtatggggggggggggagaaggagaaggaggggggaaagaggaagTCTCTTTGATCTCTGCCTGCATTCATTACTGAACAGGTCCCCAAACTTCAGCCTGCTGTATAGGACTCAAGAATGTATACTGCATATTAACACTGGCATTTATGAATGAAAGTAAAACAATAAACTCTTTCCCATTAACGGGCAACCTCCCAAGCAAATGTCTCCTCTCCAGTCCCCTCCCAAGCTTGTTCCTATTCGGAGGTTCCCACTCTTGTTCCAATCCAGGCTTTGGATTTgcactttcttgatgaaaagtcATAGGTTCTCAGAaagaatgccttttttttttaaaacttcctgaTGTTTTCCTACACTGGAACCATTTgattttattcaaaaataatcatttttctttaataaccTTCGATCAGGACCTTCTAATCACACCAAGCCATGAGAAGGTATGGAGAATGACCATTTTCTGATCTGGGAAATCTGACTCTTCATTTCCAAGGGAGAAGTGCAGTTTGTTCTAATAGCTTCTAACagaaaagaagaccatgacttctttactttaacaaaaaaagaaatagaagaacgAGTGTGAGCCCTTCCTTTCAGCCCATGTTGAGGTGATGAACAGCTAACAGGGAACTGAAAGGATGACTTCTAAAGGAGTTTTACTTCCAACACTCACAGCGTTCTGCAAGAATTCCAGCTTGGACTACATTCACAACAGAATTTTGCTGAGGGGGAGGAGGgcaaaggagggggaggagagaaggaataagagacaATCCCCACCTAGGAATCTGCCCCTAAAGTTGAAGTGGACAGTATTGTGAAAGTCTTACCCTGGGATCCCTAGGGCTGGAAACTTCCCCTCTCAGGGCAATTACATTGAACTGTCTAGGCTTATTTTTAAATGTggtattgagaaataaaaaatgttattttaaaaggtACTGGCTAGCTGTGTCATTTTTCCATGATAAAAATAGTCCCAGATAGTTTGTTAAGTGTTATATTCTACCTGCTACTTCCCAAGTAAAAGCCCTATGAATGCAGTCTACTCAATGCACATCTTACATCCTCAGTGAAATTTATGAGTATGTTAAAACTGTAAAAATCAACCATCATTTTGGTGGAGAGTGCACGAATaattaaatcttaattttttttaaggcatgcTATTGGAGAAACTCCAAGTCTTTTTCATCTTCAGGCCTATTctgcataaaaataaataaactagcCAATCCAGGAAGGTAGCCCCTAGGTATTCAAAACCGACATTTCTAGGAAATATTGAACTTTCCATGACCTTTATTATAGCGAACAAGGGTGAGCTATTAGAACAAACTGCAGTTTTCCCTTGAAAATGAAGAGTCGAATTTCCCTCATCAGAGAATGTTCCTTGTTCATACCTTCCCCTTCCTTGCTGTGATAGAAGGTCCTGATCTAAGGTTATTAGAGACAGCTGATCCTTTTGAATAAAACCAAATCATTAAGGTGcaggaaaatcaaggaagaaaagtCTAGGCCCTGCTCCCATCCCTATCCAAATCATCCTTTCTGCTAGGAGgctactttttttcaaattcgGCTTCTTTTAACGGTTTCTAGTTAATGAAGGGACTCAGGAGAAGGGGGTAGGGGCTTAGGAGGAAGGCATGGAGAGAGAATGGAGACTGGAGAGAAGAGTTTCTGGCTTCTGTTGTGGCGTCTTTTCTATTTGACTTCATGGCTGTAAGTATTTCCAGATGGTGAATCAGACACCAGACGTaacaatatttccatatttggtATAGCAGTAGCctgcatttttaacatttttctgcctctgttATCCAACCACAAAGCATTCTCGACAGCTTTAAATGTTGTTAAATATAGACTTTACTTCTATTCCCAGGGCAGGAAATTATTCGGAATTCCTTGTTTTTCACGCAATCGagtcttaaaagaaaataagagtggAGGATCCAATTGGTTGTATATAACCTATTCGTTTATtggtgatgggggaggggaggagaaagaaggctGATCTGCTCCACCAcagcactaaaaaaaaaaaaaccataccaGGGATTCTTTGAAAAATCAGATTAAAGTTTCTGACACTGGGTGTGTGGGCTTGTTGCTTTAGTTCTCTCCAggatggggaaaggctagagCCTGTCTGAGAAAAGAAACTTAGAAACCCCCTGCAGTCCTTGAAAAAGCAAGAAGGGTGGGGTAGAAAAGGGGCAAGAGAGAAGCAGCGAGAGAAAATCAGGGTTCTGGGGGAGCTAGTGGGGTGGTTGCTATTAACCTGTATGCATAGTAATACCATGCAGTATATCCTGTGGGCAACTGCGAAGGAAGGACAGGCTTTTTGGAGAGAGGAAAAGCCGCAGCTCCACACGGTCCTGTCTGAAGGATGGTTCAGGCACCCCAGACGGCTCGTCGCCTTCTCCTTTCCACCTCTGAGACAAGATCGTTTCATGTTGAAGGACTGGGGGGGAACTGCGCCAATGTTTATGGGTAAGTGTTGCTTCGGGTGCTAATTCTACtggatttctctctttctttttttttcctttttttcttttcatagggTGCCATAGGGAATAACGAGCAGTTGTTTCCTTGGGCTGTGAGCCCCACCGAAGGGGCTCTGCAACTC from Macrotis lagotis isolate mMagLag1 chromosome 2, bilby.v1.9.chrom.fasta, whole genome shotgun sequence includes these protein-coding regions:
- the CCN1 gene encoding CCN family member 1; the encoded protein is MSAPAARTLALALTLLHLARLALSTCPTSCQCPSEAPRCAPGVGLVLDGCGCCKVCAKQLNEDCSKLQPCDHTKGLECNFGASSTAPKGICRAQSEGRPCEYNSRIYQNGESFQPNCKHQCTCIDGAVGCIPLCPQELALPNLGCTNPRLVKVAGQCCEEWVCDDDISKDALDEMDGFLGKGLGIGASEVELTRNNELIAIGKGGAPLKQLPVFGSEPRIIYNLFHSQKCIVQTTSWSHCSKTCGTGVSTRVTNDNPHCRLVKETRICEVRPCGQTPYSTLKKGKKCSKTRKSTEPTKFTFAGCTSLKKYRPKYCGNCVDGRCCSPQQTRTVKVRFRCEDGDLVTKNVMLIQSCRCIHNCPHGNEGTFPFYRLFNDIHKFRD